From a single Octopus sinensis linkage group LG5, ASM634580v1, whole genome shotgun sequence genomic region:
- the LOC118763566 gene encoding ATP-dependent RNA helicase SUV3 homolog, mitochondrial-like — protein sequence MNDIIHGAGHVNDIFPYFLQHAREVFPHLVCMDDLKKISDLRLPANWYPEARAIQRKIIFHAGPTNSGKTYHALQRFLTAKSGVYCGPLKLLAVEVFHKSNNEVNRLLYSLTTLGYTTFSECLQAGLHPTADQIELFAYHLPNATLSNLMVLSANLAT from the exons ATGAATGACATCATTCATGGCGCAG GTCACGTTAACGATATCTTCCCATATTTCCTGCAACATGCTCGAGAAGTGTTCCCGCATCTTGTTTGCATGGACGATCTGAAAAAAATCAGTGATCTCAGGCTACCAGCCAactg GTACCCAGAGGCAAGAGCTATTCAGcgtaaaattatatttcatgctGGTCCCACAAACAGTGGTAAGACATATCATGCACTACAAAGGTTTCTCACAGCGAAATCTGGGGTTTACTGTGGCCCCCTGAAACTCTTGGCTGTTGAAGTATTTCACAAAAGCAATAATGAGGTAAATcgtcttttatattctttaactACACTCGGATatactacattctcggagtgtttg CAAGCTGGTCTACATCCTACTGCGGATCAAATAGAGCTATTTGCTTACCATTTGCCTAATGCTACTCTCTCAAATCTGATG GTGCTATCAGCTAATCTCGCCACGTAA